The following are encoded in a window of Polynucleobacter sp. VK25 genomic DNA:
- the rpsF gene encoding 30S ribosomal protein S6 encodes MRHYEIVFIVHPDQSEQVPAMIDRYKATLAAAGGKIHRMEDWGRRQMAYMIDKLAKAHYVCMNIECDQKTLEELEHAFKFNDAVLRHLIIKTKKAETEPSIMMKEVQREEARKSAQSDAPVAAA; translated from the coding sequence ATGCGTCATTATGAAATCGTCTTTATCGTCCATCCGGACCAAAGCGAGCAAGTACCAGCGATGATCGATCGTTACAAAGCTACATTAGCAGCTGCGGGCGGAAAAATTCATCGCATGGAAGACTGGGGTCGTCGTCAGATGGCTTACATGATCGACAAGCTTGCTAAAGCCCATTACGTTTGCATGAACATTGAGTGCGACCAGAAAACTCTGGAAGAGCTCGAGCATGCGTTCAAATTTAACGATGCTGTTTTGCGTCACCTCATCATCAAGACTAAGAAAGCTGAAACAGAGCCTTCCATCATGATGAAAGAAGTGCAACGTGAAGAAGCGCGCAAATCTGCTCAATCTGACGCTCCTGTAGCGGCAGCCTAA
- the rplI gene encoding 50S ribosomal protein L9, translating into MQIILLEKVTNLGNLGDIVRVKDGFARNFLIPQRKARRATEAAIADFAVRRAELEKLAAEKLAAAEAVGIKLKDLVLEIGQKAGVDGRLFGSVTNHDIADALKAKGFTIEKSSVRLPTGPLKMVGDHPVAVAVHTDVVADITIRVVGEQA; encoded by the coding sequence ATGCAAATCATTCTTTTAGAAAAAGTAACAAACCTGGGCAACCTCGGCGACATCGTTCGCGTTAAAGACGGTTTCGCTCGTAACTTCTTAATCCCACAACGCAAAGCGCGTCGTGCAACTGAAGCAGCGATTGCTGACTTTGCAGTTCGTCGTGCTGAGTTGGAGAAATTAGCTGCTGAGAAATTGGCTGCTGCTGAAGCAGTTGGCATCAAGCTCAAAGACTTGGTTCTCGAAATCGGTCAAAAGGCTGGTGTTGACGGTCGCTTGTTTGGTTCTGTAACCAATCATGACATCGCTGATGCGTTGAAAGCTAAAGGCTTCACAATTGAGAAGTCTTCAGTTCGTTTGCCTACTGGCCCATTGAAAATGGTTGGTGATCACCCTGTAGCGGTTGCTGTTCATACCGACGTAGTTGCAGACATCACTATTCGTGTGGTTGGCGAGCAAGCTTAA
- the efp gene encoding elongation factor P has product MKTAQELRVGNVVMIGTDAQVVLKAEYSRSGRNSSVVKMKFKNLLTGAPNEGVYKADDKFDVVILDKKECTYSYFADPMYVFMDTEYNQYEVEAEFMGDALNYLEESMPCEVVFYEGKALSVAMPNSLVREIIYTEPAVKGDTSSGKVLKTAKLATGYELQVPLFCNTGDKIEIDTRTGEYRSRAN; this is encoded by the coding sequence ATGAAAACAGCACAAGAACTCCGCGTTGGTAACGTAGTCATGATTGGTACTGATGCCCAGGTCGTTTTAAAGGCCGAATATAGCCGCTCTGGCCGCAACTCTTCAGTTGTGAAAATGAAATTTAAGAATTTGTTAACCGGCGCGCCAAACGAAGGCGTTTACAAGGCTGATGACAAGTTTGATGTTGTGATTCTCGATAAGAAAGAATGTACTTACTCTTATTTCGCTGATCCAATGTACGTGTTCATGGATACCGAATACAACCAATACGAAGTTGAAGCTGAATTCATGGGTGATGCATTGAACTACCTTGAAGAAAGCATGCCATGCGAAGTAGTGTTCTACGAAGGTAAAGCACTCTCAGTAGCAATGCCTAACTCATTGGTTCGTGAAATCATTTACACAGAACCAGCAGTTAAAGGTGATACGAGCTCAGGCAAAGTATTGAAGACTGCAAAATTGGCAACAGGCTATGAATTGCAAGTTCCATTGTTCTGCAACACTGGCGACAAAATCGAGATCGATACTCGCACTGGTGAATACCGTAGCCGCGCTAACTAA
- a CDS encoding asparaginase, translated as MSSQQNTPETSPHILVLGMGGTIAGLAPSPAENPLQYEAGQVEVASLLTHIQSAIPEGINLVSRQIANINSRNLTEPLLTLLGEAVREALDSTLVKGIVVTHGTDTIEETGIFLQLTCGKYAQNLGKRVILTGAMLPANAPKADGPSNLLDAIRWASTPIDNCPGGIYAVMDGRGCLAMDLAKRHGSTLNAPIQASPSSSVGLINPSWLSGVKAVQALWAEDLPIPKENEWPWVEILTSHAGARSETITHWLNSKVKGLVLAGSGMGGFHDAWKESLVAAVKHGIALVRTTRTGAGVTLLDLPEKDISGCLASGSLTAPRARIALQLSLNAEKQAQIAGKSLTWQDFFARIAVLPVIR; from the coding sequence ATGAGCTCACAACAAAATACCCCTGAAACTTCACCCCATATCTTGGTGTTGGGTATGGGCGGCACGATTGCCGGCTTGGCACCGAGTCCAGCAGAGAATCCTTTGCAGTATGAAGCTGGTCAGGTTGAGGTCGCCTCTTTGCTCACCCATATTCAATCCGCGATCCCCGAAGGCATCAACTTGGTTTCAAGGCAAATTGCCAACATCAATAGCCGCAATCTAACGGAGCCCTTATTGACTCTATTGGGCGAGGCTGTGAGAGAGGCGCTTGATAGCACCTTGGTTAAAGGGATAGTGGTCACTCACGGAACGGATACGATTGAAGAGACAGGCATCTTTTTGCAACTGACTTGCGGCAAATATGCTCAAAATTTAGGCAAAAGAGTGATCTTGACGGGTGCGATGTTGCCGGCAAATGCCCCTAAGGCCGATGGACCATCCAACCTATTGGATGCCATTCGTTGGGCATCCACCCCGATCGATAACTGCCCTGGCGGTATTTATGCCGTGATGGATGGCAGGGGTTGCTTGGCCATGGATCTGGCAAAGCGGCACGGTAGCACCTTAAATGCCCCTATTCAGGCCTCGCCGAGTAGTTCAGTTGGACTTATTAACCCATCGTGGCTATCCGGCGTGAAGGCGGTTCAGGCTCTATGGGCTGAGGATTTGCCGATTCCAAAGGAAAACGAATGGCCGTGGGTCGAGATATTAACTAGCCATGCTGGCGCCCGTTCAGAGACGATTACCCATTGGCTGAACTCCAAGGTAAAGGGCTTGGTCCTTGCTGGTTCTGGCATGGGCGGATTTCATGATGCTTGGAAGGAATCGCTGGTTGCAGCGGTTAAACATGGAATTGCGCTGGTAAGGACAACTAGAACTGGCGCAGGGGTGACTCTGTTGGATTTACCCGAAAAAGATATTTCTGGATGCTTGGCCTCAGGCAGTCTCACTGCCCCAAGGGCCAGAATTGCCCTCCAACTCTCACTGAATGCTGAAAAACAGGCGCAGATAGCAGGTAAATCCCTGACTTGGCAGGATTTTTTTGCTAGAATAGCGGTCTTGCCAGTAATTCGGTAA
- the uvrC gene encoding excinuclease ABC subunit UvrC: MSNSLFETLQQDVKRLPGLPGVYRFFDEAGHILYVGKARNLKKRVSSYFQRTQLSPRIELMVGKITRYETTVTRTETEALILENNLIKELAPPFNILFRDDKSYPYVMLTGHQFPRLASYRGKVDKRNHYFGPFPNSWAVRNSVQILQKVFRLRTCEDSVFKNRSRPCLLHQIHRCSAPCVGRLSVEQYGQDVAQATRFLKGDHSQVLSELEREMHKHSEAMEFEMAAVLRDRIADLSSVLQQQSMDTVAEGEGDVDVIAVAQMEGMVCVNLAMIRGGRHLGDRAYFPKGLRSTSGELPSPAEILEAFITQHYLEEHADETAANLIPPVLVLNHALQSASDDLTQLNESPPEDLHELLNSQAGRKITFLHQPQGQRRHWLAMAEGNAKIALTKRLVETGGQLARARALADILSLELESLEQLRIECFDISHTSGEATQASCVVYTKNAMQSSEYRRFNINDITPGDDYAAMRQVLHRRYANFQELPVEKIPQVVLIDGGKGQVEMARQVLSEFGMDVGLIVGVAKGEGRKVGLETLIFADGREPLELGIDSAALLLVAQIRDEAHRFAITGMRAKRAKARTISRLEEIEGIGAKRRQKLLARFGGLKGVANASIEEIASVEGVSMTLAEQIYRQLH; the protein is encoded by the coding sequence ATGAGTAATTCGCTTTTCGAAACCCTTCAGCAGGATGTTAAACGGCTACCCGGATTGCCGGGGGTATATCGCTTTTTTGATGAAGCGGGACATATTCTGTATGTAGGCAAAGCTCGCAACCTTAAAAAGCGTGTCTCTAGTTATTTCCAGCGGACCCAGTTATCACCCCGCATCGAACTGATGGTGGGCAAAATTACCCGCTATGAGACAACGGTAACACGGACCGAAACTGAAGCCCTCATTCTAGAGAACAATCTCATTAAAGAGCTGGCTCCGCCATTCAATATTCTCTTTCGTGATGACAAGTCTTATCCCTATGTGATGTTAACGGGGCACCAGTTCCCCAGGTTAGCCTCATACCGGGGAAAGGTGGATAAGCGCAATCATTACTTTGGACCATTTCCGAATAGCTGGGCAGTTCGTAACTCAGTGCAGATCTTGCAGAAAGTATTCCGCCTGAGAACTTGTGAGGATTCTGTATTCAAGAATCGTAGTCGGCCTTGCCTATTGCATCAGATTCATCGTTGTAGCGCCCCTTGTGTCGGCCGTTTGAGTGTTGAGCAGTATGGCCAAGACGTTGCTCAAGCTACTCGATTTTTAAAGGGCGATCACAGCCAAGTACTATCCGAGCTTGAAAGAGAAATGCACAAGCATAGCGAAGCAATGGAGTTTGAGATGGCTGCGGTATTGCGTGATCGCATCGCAGATCTATCTAGTGTTCTGCAACAGCAATCAATGGATACGGTTGCCGAAGGTGAGGGTGACGTGGACGTTATCGCTGTGGCGCAAATGGAGGGAATGGTTTGTGTGAACTTGGCGATGATCCGTGGTGGTCGTCACTTAGGCGACCGAGCTTATTTCCCAAAGGGATTGCGCTCCACCTCTGGTGAGCTACCTTCTCCCGCAGAAATACTGGAAGCTTTTATTACTCAGCATTATTTGGAAGAGCATGCTGACGAAACTGCTGCCAACTTAATACCGCCAGTATTGGTTTTAAATCATGCTTTGCAATCAGCGAGCGATGACCTTACTCAATTGAATGAATCTCCACCTGAAGATTTACATGAGTTATTAAATTCACAGGCCGGTAGAAAAATTACCTTCTTACACCAGCCTCAAGGGCAAAGACGCCACTGGCTAGCAATGGCGGAAGGCAATGCCAAGATTGCTTTAACAAAACGCTTAGTAGAGACTGGTGGACAGTTAGCAAGAGCGCGTGCCTTGGCTGATATTCTCAGTCTTGAACTAGAAAGTCTTGAGCAGTTACGCATTGAGTGTTTTGACATTAGCCATACTTCCGGTGAAGCTACGCAAGCATCATGTGTGGTGTACACCAAAAATGCAATGCAATCGAGCGAGTATCGACGCTTCAATATCAATGACATCACACCAGGCGATGATTACGCAGCAATGCGTCAAGTGTTGCATAGACGTTATGCCAATTTTCAAGAGTTACCAGTAGAAAAAATTCCTCAAGTAGTTTTGATTGATGGTGGCAAGGGTCAAGTGGAGATGGCTCGTCAGGTGTTATCTGAATTCGGAATGGATGTTGGATTGATCGTGGGCGTTGCTAAAGGCGAAGGGCGTAAGGTTGGGTTGGAGACGCTTATCTTTGCTGATGGACGTGAGCCCTTGGAGTTAGGTATAGATAGTGCTGCATTGTTATTGGTTGCTCAGATACGAGATGAAGCTCATCGCTTTGCCATTACCGGTATGCGAGCTAAGCGGGCTAAAGCAAGGACGATTTCTCGCTTAGAAGAGATTGAGGGTATCGGTGCTAAGCGCAGACAAAAGCTGCTAGCTCGCTTTGGTGGTCTTAAAGGGGTTGCTAACGCCAGTATTGAGGAAATAGCCAGCGTAGAGGGTGTTTCTATGACCTTGGCTGAACAAATATATCGCCAGCTTCACTAG
- the earP gene encoding elongation factor P maturation arginine rhamnosyltransferase EarP, whose translation MRWDIFCQIVDNYGDAGVCWRLARSLSSIHGQEVRIFCDDLPTLNLLASGVDPSIKQQIDMQPWEASYSNARHPVQIPDVVIEAFGCELPERYLAGLFIAPIKPIIINLEYLSAEPWVADFHGKASPQSHGIPKYFFFPGFQDEVGGLLLDPIPVEGHLVEKHIPKDLKTTWSQLRPSAQRISVFCYPGAPLKKWLADLGRLGKDVDILLAHGHAEQLNLYGEQPIVLPANLQLLSMPFVSQDEYDWVLSQCDFNIVRGEDSFVRAQLAGKPFIWHIYPQEDRAHEVKLAAFLDLYLAEANQELKLATIAAMTWAMPGEWFKDLNSWNAHAKAWRTHLLEKQADGALPARLIRFVA comes from the coding sequence ATGCGTTGGGATATTTTCTGCCAAATCGTCGATAACTATGGTGATGCCGGTGTTTGCTGGCGTCTAGCCCGAAGCTTATCAAGCATTCATGGGCAAGAGGTCCGTATTTTTTGCGATGACCTGCCAACCCTTAATTTACTCGCATCAGGAGTAGATCCGTCTATTAAGCAACAAATTGATATGCAGCCTTGGGAGGCCAGCTACTCTAATGCTCGGCATCCAGTGCAAATACCCGATGTTGTCATTGAGGCTTTTGGCTGTGAATTACCTGAACGCTATTTGGCCGGCCTCTTTATTGCGCCCATCAAGCCGATCATCATCAACTTAGAGTATTTAAGTGCAGAGCCTTGGGTGGCTGACTTTCATGGCAAGGCCTCGCCCCAGTCTCATGGCATTCCGAAATACTTCTTCTTTCCCGGCTTTCAGGATGAGGTGGGTGGACTTTTGCTCGACCCCATACCAGTGGAAGGCCATCTCGTTGAAAAACACATCCCCAAGGATCTCAAAACTACCTGGTCTCAATTACGACCAAGCGCTCAGCGGATCAGTGTTTTTTGCTACCCAGGAGCGCCGCTCAAAAAATGGCTAGCTGACTTAGGGCGCCTTGGTAAAGATGTCGATATCCTACTGGCACACGGTCACGCAGAGCAACTAAATCTCTACGGCGAGCAACCCATCGTACTGCCGGCAAATCTACAATTGCTTTCCATGCCATTCGTATCTCAGGATGAATACGATTGGGTGCTTTCGCAATGCGACTTCAATATCGTGCGCGGTGAAGACTCTTTTGTGCGAGCCCAGCTCGCTGGTAAGCCATTTATTTGGCATATCTATCCACAAGAGGATCGTGCCCATGAAGTGAAATTAGCGGCTTTTCTCGATCTTTATCTAGCAGAGGCCAACCAAGAGTTGAAGCTAGCTACGATCGCTGCCATGACCTGGGCAATGCCCGGCGAATGGTTTAAAGACTTAAATAGCTGGAATGCGCATGCTAAGGCCTGGCGTACCCATTTACTTGAAAAACAAGCGGATGGCGCCCTGCCAGCGCGTTTAATCCGCTTTGTTGCCTAA
- the nagZ gene encoding beta-N-acetylhexosaminidase, with protein sequence MTKSTMNPGPVTLDVVGLELNAEDRRRILHPLTGGVILFGRNFANRQQLTKLTAAIKKLRPDVLISIDHEGGRVQRARTDGFTHLPAMRKLGELWGAKNKSTHAAESAAIAMAAATACGYVLAAELRACGVDFSFTPVLDLDFGRSGVIGDRSFSRDPQIVFALSKSLNEGLRLAGMANCGKHFPGHGWAEADSHVAIPVDERSLKEILNDDAKPYEWLDLSLASVMPAHVIYPKVDKNPAGFSKVWLHSILRQELGFEGVIFSDDLSMEGASVAGSVVKGAEMALEAGCDAVLICNRPDLADQLLSKLKVSKAKQEESKARLNKLMPTALALGWGELQNEVEYQHAKGLLEQLKLIA encoded by the coding sequence ATGACAAAATCCACCATGAATCCCGGCCCAGTCACTCTAGATGTAGTTGGTCTTGAATTAAATGCTGAGGATCGCCGCCGCATTTTGCATCCCCTGACTGGTGGCGTGATTTTGTTTGGTAGAAACTTCGCCAATCGTCAGCAACTCACTAAGTTGACTGCAGCCATTAAGAAGCTGCGCCCTGATGTGCTGATATCCATTGATCATGAGGGCGGTCGAGTACAGCGCGCAAGAACAGACGGCTTTACTCATCTTCCTGCAATGCGTAAGTTAGGTGAATTGTGGGGTGCTAAAAATAAATCAACTCATGCTGCAGAATCTGCTGCTATTGCAATGGCTGCAGCAACAGCTTGTGGTTATGTTCTCGCTGCTGAGTTACGTGCTTGCGGTGTTGATTTCAGCTTTACGCCGGTGTTGGATTTAGATTTCGGACGTAGTGGCGTGATTGGCGATAGATCATTTAGTCGTGATCCGCAAATCGTATTTGCTTTGTCGAAGAGCTTGAATGAAGGTTTGCGTCTCGCGGGGATGGCTAATTGTGGCAAGCATTTCCCTGGGCATGGTTGGGCTGAAGCAGATTCGCATGTAGCTATCCCGGTAGATGAGCGCTCATTAAAAGAAATCTTGAATGATGATGCCAAGCCTTACGAGTGGTTAGATCTCAGCTTAGCTTCGGTCATGCCAGCGCATGTGATCTATCCAAAGGTAGATAAGAACCCAGCGGGATTTTCAAAGGTCTGGCTCCACTCCATCTTGCGTCAAGAGTTGGGCTTTGAGGGTGTAATCTTTAGTGATGACCTTTCCATGGAAGGCGCCAGTGTTGCTGGATCAGTAGTGAAGGGCGCGGAGATGGCGCTAGAGGCTGGTTGCGATGCGGTATTAATCTGCAATCGTCCAGACCTTGCTGATCAGCTATTAAGTAAGCTAAAGGTATCAAAAGCCAAGCAAGAAGAGTCAAAAGCGCGTTTAAATAAGTTAATGCCGACTGCGCTTGCATTGGGTTGGGGCGAGTTGCAAAATGAAGTTGAGTATCAGCATGCCAAAGGGTTGCTTGAGCAGTTAAAGCTGATTGCATAA
- the acpS gene encoding holo-ACP synthase has translation MIIGIGTDILQIERLQAAYDRTNGRLAEKILGPDEMLVFKHRLARNHKRGIAFLATRFAAKEAFSKAIGLGMRMPMTWRSLQTLNEPSGKPVTSYLGALAQFMQEKNWEAHVTVSDEQDMAIAHVIVTQK, from the coding sequence ATGATCATCGGCATCGGTACTGACATTCTGCAGATTGAGCGCTTACAAGCGGCGTACGATCGTACCAATGGCCGCTTAGCTGAAAAAATTCTGGGGCCAGATGAGATGTTGGTATTTAAGCATCGTCTTGCCAGAAATCATAAGCGCGGTATTGCGTTCTTAGCTACGCGTTTTGCTGCTAAGGAGGCATTCTCAAAAGCGATTGGTTTGGGAATGAGAATGCCGATGACTTGGCGCTCGCTTCAGACTTTAAATGAACCCAGTGGTAAGCCAGTCACTAGCTACTTGGGCGCTTTGGCTCAATTCATGCAGGAAAAAAACTGGGAAGCTCACGTCACTGTGAGCGATGAACAAGATATGGCAATTGCACACGTAATTGTTACTCAGAAATAA
- the dnaB gene encoding replicative DNA helicase: MAESRSRSVTLNPGMMGSGDAVVQALKVPPHSVEAEQSLLGGLLIDNSSWDNLGGVLNDKDFYRPEHALIYKAIARLVGDNHPADVITVHDAIKSEQGGDLVGIDYLNSLAQNTPSAANIKGYADIVRDRSILRRLIEVSDSIVNSAFVPEGRTVRTLLDEAESRILQIGEEGSRKADYLEIEPLLKAVVARIDELYNRQGGSDITGIATGFIDLDKQTSGLQKGDLVIVAGRPSMGKTAFALNIAENVALAEGLPVVVFSMEMSGEQLAARLLGSVGRVDQGRMRTGKLQDDEWPRVTDAIARLSNTQILIDETGSLSSLELRARARRIARNFGGTLGLVVIDYLQLMSGSGSENRATEISEISRSLKSLAKELQCPVVALSQLNRGLEQRPNKRPIMSDLRESGAIEQDADLIMFIYRDEVYHPDTTTDKGMAEIIIGKQRNGPIGTVRLSWQGPYTKFDNLAMGSVGYSSGGYEPF, translated from the coding sequence ATGGCTGAATCCCGTTCACGTTCCGTTACGCTGAATCCTGGCATGATGGGTTCTGGGGATGCAGTCGTGCAGGCTTTAAAAGTTCCGCCGCATTCTGTAGAAGCCGAGCAATCTTTGCTCGGCGGTCTACTGATCGATAACTCTTCTTGGGATAACCTGGGTGGAGTATTAAACGATAAAGATTTCTATCGCCCCGAACATGCTTTGATCTATAAAGCTATTGCTCGTTTGGTTGGCGACAATCATCCCGCTGACGTTATCACTGTTCATGATGCAATTAAATCTGAGCAAGGTGGTGACTTAGTTGGCATTGATTACCTTAATTCATTAGCGCAAAACACCCCAAGTGCAGCGAACATTAAAGGCTATGCCGACATTGTTCGTGATCGAAGTATTTTGCGTCGCTTAATTGAAGTTTCAGACAGCATTGTGAATTCTGCATTCGTTCCTGAAGGTCGAACAGTCAGAACCTTGTTGGACGAAGCGGAGTCACGCATTCTTCAGATTGGTGAAGAGGGCAGTCGTAAAGCGGATTATCTTGAGATTGAGCCTTTGCTGAAGGCTGTTGTTGCTCGTATCGATGAGCTCTATAACCGCCAAGGCGGTAGCGACATCACTGGTATTGCAACTGGCTTTATTGATTTAGATAAACAAACTAGTGGCCTACAAAAAGGCGACTTAGTCATTGTTGCCGGTCGCCCTTCCATGGGTAAAACTGCTTTTGCATTGAATATTGCAGAAAACGTTGCCTTAGCTGAAGGCTTGCCTGTTGTTGTGTTCTCCATGGAGATGTCGGGCGAACAGCTGGCCGCACGTTTATTGGGTTCAGTAGGGCGCGTTGACCAAGGTCGTATGCGTACCGGCAAGTTGCAAGATGATGAGTGGCCACGTGTAACTGATGCCATTGCACGTTTAAGTAACACCCAAATTTTGATTGATGAGACTGGCTCTTTGTCCAGCTTAGAGTTGCGTGCACGCGCTCGTCGTATCGCCAGAAACTTTGGCGGAACTCTTGGTTTAGTAGTGATTGATTACTTGCAGTTGATGAGCGGTTCCGGTTCTGAAAACCGCGCAACCGAGATTTCAGAAATCTCCCGCTCACTCAAGTCTCTTGCAAAAGAATTGCAGTGCCCTGTAGTTGCGCTCTCACAGTTAAATCGTGGTCTTGAGCAACGCCCTAATAAGCGGCCGATCATGTCTGATTTGCGTGAGTCAGGCGCTATTGAACAAGATGCCGACTTAATTATGTTCATCTATCGTGATGAGGTTTATCACCCGGACACTACCACCGATAAAGGTATGGCTGAGATCATCATTGGTAAACAACGTAACGGTCCAATCGGTACGGTACGCTTAAGTTGGCAAGGTCCGTATACCAAGTTTGATAACTTAGCGATGGGTTCTGTTGGTTACTCATCTGGTGGTTACGAGCCGTTTTAA
- the rpsR gene encoding 30S ribosomal protein S18, translated as MAFGKKPDFKKKPAQNPLFKRKRYCRFTVAGVEQIDYKDVDTLKDFIGENAKITPARLTGTKAKYQRQLDTAIKRARYLALLPFSDQHKK; from the coding sequence ATGGCGTTTGGAAAGAAACCCGATTTCAAAAAGAAACCAGCTCAGAACCCATTGTTCAAGCGTAAGCGTTATTGCCGTTTCACTGTTGCTGGCGTAGAACAGATTGATTACAAAGATGTAGACACATTGAAGGACTTCATTGGCGAAAACGCCAAGATCACTCCTGCTCGTTTGACAGGCACAAAAGCAAAGTATCAGCGTCAGTTAGACACTGCTATCAAGCGTGCTCGTTACTTGGCTTTGTTGCCATTCTCCGATCAACACAAGAAATAA
- the lexA gene encoding transcriptional repressor LexA, which yields MDINTVDFPEELTALPKLTPRQNEILELITKAIDESGLPPTRAEIATQLGFASANAAEEHLRALAKKGYIELTPGTSRGIRIPQRFNQSHNTNKYRQLSLPSGALQQLTLPLIGRVAAGSPIMAVEHIEKHVPIDPSLFSKGADYLLKVKGMSMRDAGILDGDYLAVRKTTEVRNGDIVVARLDDEVTVKRWQQKKTANGMVIELQAENPDFKNILVDDRQPNFAIEGQAVGLIRAEGL from the coding sequence ATGGACATAAACACAGTCGATTTTCCGGAGGAGCTGACTGCCCTCCCCAAGCTCACTCCACGTCAGAATGAGATTTTGGAGTTGATTACTAAAGCCATCGATGAGAGCGGTCTTCCGCCAACTCGCGCGGAGATTGCTACACAGTTAGGCTTTGCTTCCGCCAATGCAGCTGAAGAACATCTTCGTGCGCTAGCAAAAAAAGGTTACATCGAATTAACGCCTGGCACTTCACGCGGCATTCGCATTCCACAACGATTCAACCAATCACACAACACTAATAAATATCGCCAGCTGTCTTTACCATCGGGCGCATTACAACAACTCACATTGCCGTTAATCGGAAGGGTTGCTGCTGGCTCACCCATCATGGCAGTCGAGCATATTGAAAAACATGTTCCGATTGATCCAAGTTTATTTAGCAAAGGTGCTGATTACTTATTGAAAGTTAAAGGCATGAGTATGCGCGATGCCGGAATTTTGGATGGCGACTATTTAGCAGTCAGAAAAACAACTGAAGTTCGCAATGGTGACATTGTCGTAGCACGCCTTGATGATGAAGTCACAGTGAAACGTTGGCAGCAAAAGAAAACTGCTAACGGTATGGTGATCGAACTACAAGCAGAGAACCCAGACTTCAAAAACATTTTGGTAGATGATCGTCAACCCAACTTTGCGATTGAAGGTCAAGCCGTTGGTCTCATCAGGGCTGAAGGGCTGTAA
- the priB gene encoding primosomal replication protein N, whose protein sequence is MALNHFTLTAILVSKDAIRFTPAGIPVMHCQLEHSGQANEVGVARKIQMNVEAITIGPIQKDLERMDLGTEAVFEGFLAPKTLRNQRLVFHITHIQLKN, encoded by the coding sequence GTGGCGTTGAATCATTTCACCCTAACTGCAATCTTGGTATCTAAAGACGCGATTCGATTTACACCAGCAGGAATACCGGTGATGCATTGCCAGCTAGAACATAGCGGCCAAGCAAATGAGGTAGGAGTGGCAAGGAAAATTCAGATGAACGTTGAAGCCATCACAATCGGTCCGATACAAAAGGATTTAGAGAGAATGGATTTAGGAACTGAGGCAGTGTTTGAGGGATTCTTAGCACCCAAGACTCTACGTAATCAAAGACTTGTTTTCCATATTACCCATATTCAATTGAAAAATTAA
- the pgsA gene encoding CDP-diacylglycerol--glycerol-3-phosphate 3-phosphatidyltransferase: MPFNLPIALTWLRVAAIPLLVVVFYLPNSWLTPFEKNLVAAIIFVSAAITDWLDGFLARRLKQESAFGQFLDPVADKLIVAAALLVLLNMDRVQVWVALIIIGREITISALREWMALLGAGKSVAVHMVGKLKTTAQLVAIPFLLLNDTLFGWLNCAQVGTWLIWIASFLTLWSMFYYMKKALPQLAGKID, from the coding sequence ATGCCTTTTAATTTACCGATCGCCTTAACCTGGTTGCGCGTTGCAGCGATTCCGCTGTTGGTAGTTGTTTTTTATCTTCCTAATTCCTGGCTTACTCCTTTTGAGAAGAATCTGGTTGCTGCAATCATCTTTGTTTCTGCTGCAATTACTGATTGGTTGGATGGCTTTCTAGCACGTCGCCTAAAACAAGAGTCTGCCTTCGGCCAGTTTTTGGATCCCGTCGCAGACAAGCTTATTGTTGCTGCAGCGTTATTGGTGCTACTGAATATGGATCGCGTTCAAGTTTGGGTGGCGCTCATCATCATCGGCCGCGAAATCACGATCTCTGCACTGCGGGAGTGGATGGCTTTATTGGGAGCCGGAAAAAGCGTAGCAGTTCATATGGTTGGTAAGCTCAAAACAACTGCTCAACTCGTGGCTATCCCGTTTTTGTTGCTAAATGACACCTTATTTGGTTGGTTAAATTGTGCGCAAGTGGGTACCTGGTTAATTTGGATTGCCTCCTTTTTAACGCTTTGGTCCATGTTCTATTACATGAAAAAGGCTTTGCCCCAGCTCGCTGGAAAAATTGACTAA